In the genome of Paenibacillus pabuli, one region contains:
- a CDS encoding nitroreductase family protein translates to MSVEQSSQKVEAQFFDVIQDRRSVRYYDSEVKISRDEMKDILQLATLAPSGANLQPWRFLVIDSQELKQKLLPIANSQQQVIEASAVIAILGDLEGYKLAEKVYGMAVDAGYMPEETAKSFVERYQRLFASMPPENVLRKVFIDSGLVSMQLMLVARAKGYDTVPMGGFDQVKFVEEFDIPVRYAPFMLIAIGKAVKPGHRTVRLPIEDVAFFNELPKD, encoded by the coding sequence ATGTCCGTTGAACAATCGTCACAGAAGGTGGAGGCGCAGTTTTTTGATGTTATTCAAGATCGGAGATCTGTAAGGTACTATGATTCCGAAGTAAAGATCTCACGGGACGAAATGAAGGATATATTGCAGCTAGCTACACTGGCTCCTTCTGGCGCCAATCTCCAGCCGTGGAGGTTTCTCGTCATCGACTCGCAGGAGCTAAAACAAAAACTGCTTCCGATCGCTAACAGCCAGCAGCAAGTGATTGAGGCTTCAGCTGTCATTGCGATACTCGGAGATTTGGAAGGCTATAAATTGGCCGAGAAAGTTTACGGGATGGCGGTCGATGCGGGGTACATGCCTGAAGAGACAGCTAAATCATTCGTGGAGCGATACCAAAGACTGTTCGCGAGTATGCCTCCAGAAAATGTACTCCGAAAAGTATTTATTGATAGTGGACTGGTATCCATGCAGCTAATGCTTGTCGCCCGTGCAAAAGGCTATGATACGGTCCCGATGGGCGGCTTTGACCAAGTAAAATTTGTAGAAGAGTTTGATATTCCGGTGAGATACGCTCCTTTTATGCTTATCGCCATCGGCAAGGCGGTGAAGCCCGGACACCGGACGGTAAGATTACCGATAGAAGATGTCGCTTTTTTTAATGAATTGCCTAAGGATTGA
- a CDS encoding winged helix-turn-helix transcriptional regulator — translation MDISKEDEQCLISIREALEVVRGKWAILVLTLLSLGPQRFNQMRRYLDNVSIKSLTDVLRHFERHEVINRQVFPTSPVTVEYSLTDKGRAYIPVLREMRIWGETWGGTSEGVDDGETPLG, via the coding sequence GTGGATATAAGCAAAGAGGACGAACAATGTCTCATCTCCATTCGCGAGGCGTTGGAGGTTGTTCGCGGAAAATGGGCTATTTTGGTACTCACCTTACTTAGTCTGGGTCCGCAGCGATTTAATCAGATGCGAAGATATTTAGACAATGTCAGCATCAAGTCTTTAACGGATGTCCTGCGTCATTTTGAGCGGCATGAAGTCATCAACCGCCAGGTGTTCCCTACCTCACCTGTTACTGTTGAGTATTCGCTAACAGATAAAGGAAGGGCGTACATACCTGTACTTCGAGAGATGCGCATATGGGGTGAAACCTGGGGAGGAACATCGGAAGGCGTTGATGATGGCGAAACCCCGCTTGGGTAA